AGTCATCATATAAAACGACTTGAACAGTTGAAATTGGCTTGTTCGTCTCCAAAGACGGTACAAGATATTCTTCCCGTTCTTTTTGAACGCAAACTGGATGAAAACAATATGGGCTTGGCCATGGCAGAAGCACTAGCCCATTGCCATTATCTTGTCGGAACGGGTGAATTAAATCGCCTCGTTGGTGATGACGGCGTGTGGCGCTTTCAAATGCAAAAGAATGTCCAAACCGCCGTTGCGTAACATGTCAAACCTTGAAAAATAAATAACATAAAAAGGGAGGGAGCTATGACAGATCATCTACTTATTGAGAAAAATGGAAGCATCGCAACGCTGACGATGAACCGGCCTGACAGTCGAAACGCTTTATCGCTGGAAATGAGAGCAAAGCTGAACGAAGCTGTTATCGATCTGGAAGCGGATGATAGTATTCGATGTGTTGTTATTAAAGGTGCAGGCGAGCATTTCATGGCAGGTGGCGATGTGAAATCCTTCAAGGATTTTGTGGAACTGGACCCTGATAATCGCCGGAAAACCTTTGAGGCCCGTATTCATAATCTGACTCCAACACTTGTCGCCCTTCGACGCATGAAGAAGCCAGTTATCGCCAGTGTTCAAGGGGCTGCAGCTGGTTTCGGCCTGTCTCTTGCAATGGCCTGCGATATTGTAATCGCAGGTGAAAGCTCTTTCTACACAATGGGTTATATCGGCATCGGTGCGACACCAGATGGATCTGGATCTTATTCACTGCCACGAATTGTTGGCCTGAAAAAAGCCATGGAAATTGCCATGCTTGGTGACCGCTTTGGCGCAGAAGCAGCAAAAGAATATGGATTGATCAATTTCATTGTACCTGATGATGAATTGGAAGCTGAAACCAAGAAACTGGCTGAGCGCCTTGCAAGTGGTCCAACATTTGCCCTTGGCAAAACGAAAGAGCTGATGCACGCGTCTATGGTCAACGGGCTTGAACAGCAGCTTGCGTTGGAGGCTGAAAGCTTCTCGCAATGTGCCGCTACGGAAGACTGGGCGGAAGCCATTGTTGCCTTTTCAGAAAAAAGAAAACCTTCGTTCAAGGGTAAGTAATTAATTTCAGGCCTTGTTCAGTAATTCGAGCAGGGCCAAAATTTTTTCTTGATATAATACCTTTTGGTATTATTTATATGAAACCAAACGGTATTATTTTGGAGTGAGTTACATGAATACTGGAAACCAAGGGGTGTTTCGTGCTCTGTCAGATCCAACACGACGTGAAATTCTGATGCATCTCAGCCGACGAGATATGACTATAGGTGAGGTGTCGGAGAAGTTCGATATGACACGTGCAGCGGTGAAAAAACACCTGACAATCCTTGAAGAAGGTAAGTTGATTTCCGTAAATCCTCATGGAAGAGAAAGAATTAATCACCTGGAACCTCAAGGACTTCAATCTGTTTCGGATTGGGTAAGTTATTTCAGTCGCTTCTGGGATGACCGTTTGGCTGATCTTGGGAAGGCCATTGAAATGGAAGGAAAAGGAAGTGATGACTGAAACCAAAATTGTAAAAACTGTATTTTTTAAAGCGCCAGCCAATACGGTTTGGTCATTCCTCACAGACAAAGAGAAGCTAGGCAAATGGTATCATCCAGCTGAAGAGGATCTTGAAGCAGGACAGGAATATACGCTACTCGAACAAAATGATGATGGATCCTATCGGAAAATAGTTTGGGGAAAAGTTCTGGAAATGAACGCTCCATACCACATGGTTCAGACCTTCTGCATAAATCCGTTTCAAGGGAAAGAGACAACAGTTACCTGGCAACTTGAAGAAACATTTGGTGGAACCGTGCTTACATTAACCCATGAAGGTGTTGCCGAAGCTGCAGGGGAAGGGGCGCTCGGCATTTTCTGTGCTTTGGATATGGGATGGGACTCTCATTTTGGACGCTTGAGAAACAATGTTAATCATTAGGATAATTACACTTCACAAAAAAAAAGGCGACCATTTGGTCGCCTTTTTCTCGGGGTTGTCCTCCCAGATTAGAATGGGAAGATGATATCGAATAGTTGTTGTCCGTAACGGGCTTGCTGAACATCTGTCAGGTGGCCACGTCCGCCATAGGCAACTCTTGCCTCTGCGATTTTTGAACTGTCTATAGTGTTGCCAGAGGATATATCTTCTGGGCGGATAACGCCGGTTACATAAAGGTCGCGGCTTTCAAAATTGACACGAACTTCCTGTTTGCCGGAAATCACCATATTTCCGTTTGGCAGTACCTGTGTAACGATCGCGGCAATCTCCAGTTCAATAGTCTCGTTGCGGGTAACCGCACCGGTTCCGTTCACAGAATGCTCGCTGCCCAGATCCGCCAAGGAGGCAGGGTTTACAGCTTCGGGCAGAACTTTGGCAAGTTGGCTTTCAAGGCCCAACAAGGCGGTTGTGTTCGCCGTTTCTGCTGTAGAACGGCTTGTGGATGTTGAATTGTTCAAAGTTGCTTTGTCTTCAATCTTCACATTAACTGTCAAGATGTCGCCGATACGACTGGCGCGCTGATCTTTAAAGAAGGCGCGGGAGCCAGGCCGCCAAAGGGAATTGGCTTGTTTCAGGACCGGCTCAGGGCGTGGCATTGGCAGCGAGACCGGTTGATAGTTTTTAGATGTCATTGGGTTTTCAATTTGGGACAGCGGAGGTTCCGATCCAATTGAAGCGATACGGCTATACGCGTTACAGCCGGCAAGAGTGGCGACCAATCCAAGAAGGGCTGTTGAGCGAACTATTTTTTTAAGTGCTGTGTGGTTCATTTTTAATCTCCACTATTGGATTGTTGCCAGGCGTTGCTGGGCGGTAATGATGCGGACTTGCTGGTCATCAATGACTTCTGCCTGAATGACTTTACGGCTGTGAGCGTTTTCAACACGGATTATGTCACCTTCTGAGCCGTTCTCCAGGGCTCTTCCTGTCATGGTGAGGGCGATTCCGCCGCGTTTGAAGATCACAGAGATGATTTTGCCTTTAGCGATGGTCACAGGATCACCAAGGTTGTTGAGGTGGAAGGTGCCGCCTGCTCGCATAGAGCGGCGGGGGGACTTACCTACTAGTTCGTCAACATCTAGAACGATATTACGTCCAACTCGGTTTTTACGAACCAGTTGAAATTCCACATCTTGCTCACGGATTTTTTCTCCAGTCCGAATAAGGCGGGTGCTTACGGGAACCATTGCTTGTGGGTAAAATTTGCCTACAACACGGTAGTTAGTCGCGTTATCTGAATTTGCAGGCGCAGAAATTATCGCGCTAAAGCTGTTTTTCCGCTCGTTATAGGATAGGCTCTCCACAACAATTTCAGGCTCGTCCAGAACGCTAATCTGAATTTTTGTAAAACGGCTCGGCATATCCAACTCAAACTGATCTGTGGCCAGTTCCATTTCCAAGGCTGCACGAATATGCTCCTCGACCCGTTCTTGCGGAATGATCTGGCCTTTGCGAAGAACAGAAATCATGGAAACAGATCGTGTAGGTTGCCAATCCAGACCGTGTTTTTGCGCGACAAAGGCGACCGATGACGCTTTAAAAGAAACGGTTTTTCCGGGCGCAGGGGAAGCGGCAATCACGTAGTCAGATTTTTCACCTACTCCTGTAAATATATCACCAAAGGTAATGTTTTCCCCTTCCACAACCGGCTTGGATTTAAGCGTAACGGTGTTTGCCGCAGAGGCCGTCATAGCCCCCATAAGACAGGAAATGAAAAGGATAAAGATGCCGATATGTTTCATAACTGGACCTCTATTCTAGGGTTCAAGCTTATCTAAGCTGGTTGGTTACAGACATCATTTCGTCTGCTGTGGTGATGACTTTTGAATTCATCTCGTATGCCCGTTGCGCGCTGATCAAAGAAGTGATCTCACCAACTGCATTAACATTGGATGTTTCAAGGTAACCCTGACGAACGGTACCAAAACCAACAGATCCCGGAACACCAACACTTGGGGCGCCGGATGCTGGACTCTCGGTATAAAGGTTGTCACCCATTGGCTGTAGACCTGCTTCGTTGAAGAAAATCGCCAAGTCAATCTGTCCAACTGTTTGAAGGGCGACCTGTCCATCAAGTTGAACCTGCACTTCACCGCTTGTGTTGACTTCAACGCTAATGGCGTCTTGCGGAACTGTGATGCTTGGCAGAACGGTATAACCGTCTTGCGTTACAATCTCGCCGGTTGGACTTACCTGGAAGGAGCCTGCACGAGTGTAGGCTTCATCACCGCTTGGCAAAAGAACGCGGAAGTAACCTTCGCCTTGAATGGCAAGATCGTAGGTGTTCTGGGTTGCTTCCATGCCACCTTGGTCGGTGATGCGGTATACGGATGCAGTTTTCACACCAACACCGATCTGAATACCTGAGGGAACGATGGTTCCGGCATCCGATGAGGAAGCACCTGCACGGCGCATATCCTGATATAGAAGGTCCTGAAATTCTGCCCGTTGGCGTTTGAAGCCAGTTGTGGTCATGTTCGCGATGTTATTGGAGATGACATCAACATTAAGCTGTTGAGCCAACATACCTGTGGAAGCTGTTCCTAGTGCACGCATTACTTAATCCTCTCCTAATTCATCGCCGGTAGTTCTTCGATGGCTTTCATCTGCATTTCGTGTTCTGCATCCAAAAGTTTCTGCGCGGCTTGATAGGTCCGCATAATTTCGATCATGGTTGTCATTTCCAAAACGGGTGTGACATTGGAGCCTTCAAGAGACCCCTGCATGATACGGCTTTCTTCAGCGGGGATTGGGGCGGCACCATTTGGATTATAGTAACCGTTACCTTCCTGCTTCATGATCTGTTCGTTGTCGAAACGGTATAGTTGGATTTTTACAGTATCTTCTGTCCCGAGGTTGACCGTGCCGTCACTTGCAATTTCGATATTGGGGTTGGAGAGTTCTACCTGAATACGATCATTCCGATCGTCAACCAGATAATCACCAGCGGCAGTGATGACATTGCCTTCAGTATCGAATTTGAAGTTACCGTTTCGCGTATAACGAATACCCTGATCGGTTTGGATGGAGAAGTACCCATCCCCGCTAATTGCCAGATCAAGCGGACGACCAGTTTCCGTAAATGTACCTTCTGTACGATCGTGGTAAACACCGTAATCCTGTACGAACGCCATCTTGTCCTTAAATGGTTCGTCAACCAGATATTCCTGAAATACTGGACGAACAACCTTGTAGGCTGTGGTGTTCATATTGGCGATGTTGTTGGCAACAATATCAAGGTGCCGTTTTAGCGCCATTTGTTGCGACAATCCGATGTAGACTGCATTTTCCATTTACGTCTCCGCCCTTTTGGCAAATAAATCGATGCCATACCATATGCACGTATCGTGCCAAATAAATTATGCAGTTAAATCATATATTTATGGGTATTCGGCAATATTGGGGAGGCGGCTGAATAGGTATAATCAGCCGAAAGGGCGGAAAAAAATTCCATTGCTGTTACTTCCGGTTGAATTTATGGTTAACGGAACGAAAAAAATGTGAGAAAAGCTAATTCGTGCAACCTCTTGTTAACCAAGTTTTCATAGACTGAACAAAATTTTTGCATGAGTTTTCATTCTAGAGGCCTTTATGTCAGACGAAAATGAAGCACCAGAAGGTGAAGATGGTGAAGAGAAGGTCAAGAAGAAGGGCTTAAGTGGTAAGGCGCTTATTCTCTTTATTGTTCTACCAATTCTGCTGATAGGTGGCGGCGTAGGCGGTGCTTTTTTCGCAGGCGTGTTCGATAGCGAAGAGACAACTGAGGAAGTTGTCGAAGAGGAAGTCGTTGAGGAAGTTGACAAGGTTGTCGTTTTTTACGATATGCCTGAGCTTCTCGTAAACTTAAGTGTGTCTGGTAACAAAACTGCATTTCTCAAGCTGGGCGTCTCACTTGAGCTGGACGATGAGACTGTTCTTCCAGAACTTGAAAAGCTGTTGCCTCGGGTTATGGATAATTTTCAGGTCTACCTTCGCGAGTTGCGCCCATCAGACCTTCAGGGGTCAGCGGGCATCTATAGACTTAAAGAAGAGTTGCTGTATCGCATAAACAGCTCGGTTAAACCTATACAGGTCAAGGATGTCCTGTTTAAGGAAATGTTGGTTCAGTAGGAGTATCCATGACTGACGAAGAAGAAATGGATATGGCTGCTGCCATGGCAGCCGAAGAAGACGGCGAGATGGACATGGCCGCGGCTATGGCTGCGGACGAAGAAATGGATATGGCTGCCGCTATGGGCGGGGGCGGCGATGACATGGACATGGCCGCAGCCATGGGCGGTGAAGCCGAAGCAGAAGAAGAGGCGCCTGGCGGTGCCAGCATCAATGAAGCTGCAAGTGGTGGCGCAACCCGTGTTCTGAACCAGGACGAAATTGATAGCCTTCTCGGTTTTGATATGGACGGTGATGGCGGTGGCGATAAGTCCGGCATTAAAGCCATTATCAACTCTGCCCTTGTCAACTATGAACGTCTTCCAATGCTTGAGGTGGTCTTTGACCGCCTTGTCCGTATGATGACGACATCTCTTCGCAACTTTACGTCCGATAATGTGGAAGTCAGCCTCGACAATATTACATCCATTCGTTTCGGTGATTATCTGAACTCAATCCCTTTGCCTGCGATCCTTAGTGTGTTCAGAGCGGAAGAGTGGGATAACTATGGACTGATCATGGTCGACAGTTCATTGATTTACTCAATCGTGGATGTGTTGCTCGGCGGGCGCCGAGGAACTGCGGCTATGAGAATTGAAGGCCGACCTTATACGACAATTGAACGAAATCTTGTAGAGCGGATGGTCAGTGTTATCCTCGCCGATATGTCCGCTGCATTTGAGCCTTTGAGCCCGGTAAGTTTCAGGCAGGAACGTGTGGAGACCAACCCACGTTTTGCAACAATCGCGCGTCCAGCGAACGCTGCCATTTTAATCAAGCTACGGATTGATATGGAAGATCGCGGTGGTCGTTTGGAACTCTTGTTGCCATACGCCACACTCGAGCCCGTTCGTGAACTTCTGCTGCAAATGTTCATGGGTGAGAAATTTGGTCGTGACAGTATTTGGGAAAACCATCTGGCGACGGAACTATGGGCGACTGAGGTTGATATTCTGGCTGTCCTTGATGAGCAGGAATTGTCACTCAATCGCATTTTGAACCTTGAAATCGGCGATACGATCATGCTGAACGCGTCACCGGCAAGTCCTGTTATTCTTCGCTGTGGCGGTATCGGCATGGTGTCCGGCAAGATGGGTCGTTCAGGGCAGAATATTGCCGTTAAGGTGGACAAGACGCTTCGCAACCTAGGGTAAGTGTTATGGCAGAGTTTTTGAGTATTCCTGTTTTATTGGACCTGTTACTGATTTTCATGCTGGGCGCAACGATTGCCTATTGTGTCAACCTAAGCCGCAAATTATCGGTTATGAGGGATGCTCAGCAGGAGTTACATAAAGTTGCTGAAGACTTTGATCGTGCGATTGTCCGGTCAAAATTGGGAATTGAAGAACTGAAAAGTGCCAGTGAGACCATCGGGCAGGATCTACAACAGGAATTGGATGAAGCCAAAGGTTTGCTCGAAGAGTTAAAACTTATCAATGCTTCCAGTTCTCGAATTGCAGATAAATTGCAGGAAAGCGTGGATGGCTCTGGACGCCAGATCGCCTCTCGCCAAGAAGATACAGCTACAGATTCTTCTGAGGAAACCAGCAGTGGCATTGAGCCGAGAACAGAAGCTGAGCGCGAACTTCTCCAAATGTTGACAAAATCCAAGTAACAGGGGCAACGCGATGATGAGACATATTCGAATATTGCCTGTTACCATTTTAGCGATGATTATGGTTTTTGGCCTGAAACTTGGTAGTTTCTATTCTACGACGAAAGAAAATATCCTGTCGTTGGAAGTTACAGGTGTGCAGGCGCAGGAAGAAAAGAAAGAAGTTGATGCCAGCACAGAAGGTGATGGCACAGGTGAAACTTCAGCTACTGATGATACAGCTACTCCCAAGGAGAAAAATGAAGAAGCAGATATCGATGTTACGAACTTAAGTGCCAGTGAAATTGAAGTTTTGCAGCGCCTTGTCGAGCGTCGTGATCAGCTGGAGGCCAGATCTGTAGAACTTGACCTGCGGGAAAATCTTCTGAAAGCTACTGAAAAACGCATTGATACCAAGATTGCGAAGCTGAAAGAGATAGAAGCAACAATTGCAGAGCTTTTGAAGAAATATGACAAGCAGGAGCTTGAAAAGCTGAAAAGTCTTGTGGCTATCTACGAGAAAATGAAACCAAAAGATGCAGCGCGGATCTTTAATTCTCTGGATATGGAAGTGTTGCTGGATGTCAGTGGTTTGATGAAGGAGTCAAAACTGGCTGCCATATTGGGCAAGATGAACGGTGCCAGAGCTAAAGAACTAACTGTCGAGTTGGCGACAAGGAAACAATTGCCAGAGGTTGGGAAAGGGAGCTAAACGAAGAGCCGTCTTTACCAGCATTTAACCTATAGTAACTAGGTTGAAAGGCTGGGCGAAGCTTTTCTAGCAGGTGAAAAAATGGATTCAGCCGCATTTGCAAAACATTTATCTGACCGGGTTGACGCAATTCGTGAAACTCATGGGGAAATGGTCAATATCGGTGATGTTGCTGATTTGGTCGGAACCCTGATGGAAAATATGGAAGGGGATATTTCTGCGCAAGATATCCATATCCACCACCAAATCTTTGAACTTGTCGAATTTATCAAGAAAGCACGCGGTGAAATTGCCGCATTGCAGCCGCAAGAAATCAATGAACAGCACATTCCCGCGGCGACCGACGAATTAAGCGCGATTGTTGAAGCCACCGAAGAAGCAACGAATACCATTTTGGATGCTGCGGAAAAGCTTGGTGAAATCGGTGCAGAAGTTGGAGGGGAACAGGAAGAGAAAATCACAGATGTGATAACAAGTATCTACGAAGCTTCAAACTTCCAGGATATTACTGGCCAACGTATCAACAAGGTAGTGTCTACGCTTAAGCATATTGAAACGACAATTAACAAAATGGCACAATCTATCGGTGCTGAGATCAATGCAGATGCGGAGAGAAAAGATATCGGGGACGACCTGAAAGTAAATGACGAGCGTGCAGATGCAGATTTACTGAACGGTCCGCAACTTGAAGGCGATGGCGTTTCTCAAGATGAAATTGATGCTTTGTTGGCCAGCTTTGATTAGGTGACTTTAGAGGAATAATGGAAGAGCAACTGGTAGAATCAAATGAAACGCGACATGGCAACAACAATACAGCGATCGTTTTCGTCTCCCTGTATTTTTTGCTGCTGGCGTTTTTTATCTACCTGACTTCCATTTCAGTTCCAAAAGAAGATAGAATTCAAAAGGTTATCGGGAGTATTGAAGTAACTTTCTCAGGCGAGAAAGTCACGCCTTCTTATATTTCGGAACCTAATGTGCCGGGTTCTGACTTAGGGTTGGCTCAGTTCCACGCTGAGCTTAGACAAGTTTTCGAAGCCGCCATCCCGCTTGTTGAAAATGAAGTAAATGAAGAAGGGGCGCAGCTTCTATTTAGAGTTCCAGTTAGTCAACTCTATGTTAGAGGAGAAGTAGCATACCGCGAAAATCGCGAAGAGCTTTTCTCTGAAGTTGCCCGTATCCTTGTAAAACGTGCCAGTGTTCAGCCAACAGATGTTGAACTCCTCTATGACCAGTCAATTAACCTGCCGAAAAGCAACTCCTTGGAAGGGGATCTCTCCGTTAAGAGGTTAGGGCATCTTGTAAGCTCGTTTCTCGATAAAGGTGTCGCAAAACGTAATATTTTTATCGGATTAGGTGAGCAAGGACGTGATGAAGTAATCTTTCGGTTCTATGAGCGCAATGCTGTCACAAATTTGTTTTTTGAGGAGGCCCCAGTGCAATGATTACTGATGCCATTTTCCCTCATAAGAAAAGAAAAAGGAACAATATCTGGCTAACCTCATTGGCTGATTTGCTCGCTTTGCTGCTTGCCTTCTTTGTTTTGGTGTTTTCCATGAATGAGGTTCACAAAGACAAATGGATGAACATTACAGAGTTGCTCGGACAAAAATTGAATGATGCGACAACCTCTAACGAAGAAGGGCTTGCGGCCGATAAGAATGTTGAATTGTTCAAAGAGCAAAAAGCTTTTGATCTGGACTATCTGGAAAACATCCTCAAAGCTAAAATAACGTCAAATGAAGTGCTGAAAGACGCCAATATTTTCCATTCAAGCGGTCGCCTCATCATTTCATTTGCTGGCACATCCTATTTTGAAAGCGGTAGTGTGACGCTGTCGGAAAATCTGGATCAAGCAGTTCGGCTTTTAGGTGAAAGCCTAAGATATGTAAAGAACAGGGTGGAGGTGTACGGGCACTCCGATCCTTCCGTGGCCGCACAAACGTCAAAAGAAGATTTGGGGAATTGGGGATTGTCTCTGTCTCGCGCCCTTTCTGTGGCAGATGGTCTCAAGCGGGCGGGATACAGTTTCCCGGTGCAAGCCTTTGGTATGTCAGATTCCCGTTTCTTTGAACTTTCAGGAAATTTGTCTGAAGAGGAAAGATATTCACTTGCTAGGCGTGTAGATATTGTTATCCGTGAAGCAGAAGGACGAGGTCGTTAAAGCGAGATGACAGGTTTGGTTCGTCACATATCTAAGCTCCTATTTGTTGGCGCTCTAGTGTTCCTTGCCAATGGCAGTATGACTTTGGCCGCTGATAATGTTGCCGTGCGCGCAGGTGAGCATCCGGATTACGGCCGCATCGTTATGGATTGGGGTAAGGATGTTGCACATCAAGCTTCCATTAGTAATGGTGCACTCATCGTCACATTTGATCAGCCTTTTACTGCGAATTTCAATGCAGTAACCAGAGTACTGGATGACTATATCTCTGGTGCGGAATTAATTAATTCCGGGAAGTCTGTTCGTTTTAGTCTCCGCGGTGACTATGCTCTAAAAACCGCAAAATATGGCACCGCGCTCGCTTTCGATCTAAAGAAGAAAAGTGGCTTAAAACCTTCGACTGACCAAGCCATTCCTGTCCGGGTTGGCGAACATGTAAAATATACCCGTATCGTTGTAGATTGGCCGAAACGTACAGACTTTAAAGTTTCAGGAGCAGATCAGGAATATCAGTTTTCTTTTGATGCACCAGGAAGACTTGCTTTGGCAGAAATTCAGCGTGATCTTCCCGATCGCGTGCAATCAATCCAGCAAGTCCAAGTGGATAATGGCTCTTCTATCTCGCTCAAGACAAGCACTCCTACAAGGATCAAGAGTTTCAGAAGCGGAAATAGTGTTGTATTTGACGTCATTACTGTAGACCAGCCTGTTGAGGAAGAAGCGCCTGCGGCCCAACAAGTGGTAAAAGCAGAACCCGTCCAGAAGACACCTGTCA
This portion of the Sneathiella sp. P13V-1 genome encodes:
- a CDS encoding enoyl-CoA hydratase/isomerase family protein, giving the protein MTDHLLIEKNGSIATLTMNRPDSRNALSLEMRAKLNEAVIDLEADDSIRCVVIKGAGEHFMAGGDVKSFKDFVELDPDNRRKTFEARIHNLTPTLVALRRMKKPVIASVQGAAAGFGLSLAMACDIVIAGESSFYTMGYIGIGATPDGSGSYSLPRIVGLKKAMEIAMLGDRFGAEAAKEYGLINFIVPDDELEAETKKLAERLASGPTFALGKTKELMHASMVNGLEQQLALEAESFSQCAATEDWAEAIVAFSEKRKPSFKGK
- a CDS encoding ArsR/SmtB family transcription factor, which encodes MNTGNQGVFRALSDPTRREILMHLSRRDMTIGEVSEKFDMTRAAVKKHLTILEEGKLISVNPHGRERINHLEPQGLQSVSDWVSYFSRFWDDRLADLGKAIEMEGKGSDD
- a CDS encoding SRPBCC family protein — translated: MTETKIVKTVFFKAPANTVWSFLTDKEKLGKWYHPAEEDLEAGQEYTLLEQNDDGSYRKIVWGKVLEMNAPYHMVQTFCINPFQGKETTVTWQLEETFGGTVLTLTHEGVAEAAGEGALGIFCALDMGWDSHFGRLRNNVNH
- the flgH gene encoding flagellar basal body L-ring protein FlgH, whose amino-acid sequence is MNHTALKKIVRSTALLGLVATLAGCNAYSRIASIGSEPPLSQIENPMTSKNYQPVSLPMPRPEPVLKQANSLWRPGSRAFFKDQRASRIGDILTVNVKIEDKATLNNSTSTSRSTAETANTTALLGLESQLAKVLPEAVNPASLADLGSEHSVNGTGAVTRNETIELEIAAIVTQVLPNGNMVISGKQEVRVNFESRDLYVTGVIRPEDISSGNTIDSSKIAEARVAYGGRGHLTDVQQARYGQQLFDIIFPF
- the flgA gene encoding flagellar basal body P-ring formation chaperone FlgA, producing the protein MKHIGIFILFISCLMGAMTASAANTVTLKSKPVVEGENITFGDIFTGVGEKSDYVIAASPAPGKTVSFKASSVAFVAQKHGLDWQPTRSVSMISVLRKGQIIPQERVEEHIRAALEMELATDQFELDMPSRFTKIQISVLDEPEIVVESLSYNERKNSFSAIISAPANSDNATNYRVVGKFYPQAMVPVSTRLIRTGEKIREQDVEFQLVRKNRVGRNIVLDVDELVGKSPRRSMRAGGTFHLNNLGDPVTIAKGKIISVIFKRGGIALTMTGRALENGSEGDIIRVENAHSRKVIQAEVIDDQQVRIITAQQRLATIQ
- the flgG gene encoding flagellar basal-body rod protein FlgG — protein: MRALGTASTGMLAQQLNVDVISNNIANMTTTGFKRQRAEFQDLLYQDMRRAGASSSDAGTIVPSGIQIGVGVKTASVYRITDQGGMEATQNTYDLAIQGEGYFRVLLPSGDEAYTRAGSFQVSPTGEIVTQDGYTVLPSITVPQDAISVEVNTSGEVQVQLDGQVALQTVGQIDLAIFFNEAGLQPMGDNLYTESPASGAPSVGVPGSVGFGTVRQGYLETSNVNAVGEITSLISAQRAYEMNSKVITTADEMMSVTNQLR
- the flgF gene encoding flagellar basal-body rod protein FlgF, with translation MENAVYIGLSQQMALKRHLDIVANNIANMNTTAYKVVRPVFQEYLVDEPFKDKMAFVQDYGVYHDRTEGTFTETGRPLDLAISGDGYFSIQTDQGIRYTRNGNFKFDTEGNVITAAGDYLVDDRNDRIQVELSNPNIEIASDGTVNLGTEDTVKIQLYRFDNEQIMKQEGNGYYNPNGAAPIPAEESRIMQGSLEGSNVTPVLEMTTMIEIMRTYQAAQKLLDAEHEMQMKAIEELPAMN
- a CDS encoding flagellar basal body-associated FliL family protein, with the protein product MSDENEAPEGEDGEEKVKKKGLSGKALILFIVLPILLIGGGVGGAFFAGVFDSEETTEEVVEEEVVEEVDKVVVFYDMPELLVNLSVSGNKTAFLKLGVSLELDDETVLPELEKLLPRVMDNFQVYLRELRPSDLQGSAGIYRLKEELLYRINSSVKPIQVKDVLFKEMLVQ
- the fliM gene encoding flagellar motor switch protein FliM; its protein translation is MTDEEEMDMAAAMAAEEDGEMDMAAAMAADEEMDMAAAMGGGGDDMDMAAAMGGEAEAEEEAPGGASINEAASGGATRVLNQDEIDSLLGFDMDGDGGGDKSGIKAIINSALVNYERLPMLEVVFDRLVRMMTTSLRNFTSDNVEVSLDNITSIRFGDYLNSIPLPAILSVFRAEEWDNYGLIMVDSSLIYSIVDVLLGGRRGTAAMRIEGRPYTTIERNLVERMVSVILADMSAAFEPLSPVSFRQERVETNPRFATIARPANAAILIKLRIDMEDRGGRLELLLPYATLEPVRELLLQMFMGEKFGRDSIWENHLATELWATEVDILAVLDEQELSLNRILNLEIGDTIMLNASPASPVILRCGGIGMVSGKMGRSGQNIAVKVDKTLRNLG
- a CDS encoding DUF6468 domain-containing protein; amino-acid sequence: MAEFLSIPVLLDLLLIFMLGATIAYCVNLSRKLSVMRDAQQELHKVAEDFDRAIVRSKLGIEELKSASETIGQDLQQELDEAKGLLEELKLINASSSRIADKLQESVDGSGRQIASRQEDTATDSSEETSSGIEPRTEAERELLQMLTKSK
- a CDS encoding MotE family protein, with the translated sequence MMRHIRILPVTILAMIMVFGLKLGSFYSTTKENILSLEVTGVQAQEEKKEVDASTEGDGTGETSATDDTATPKEKNEEADIDVTNLSASEIEVLQRLVERRDQLEARSVELDLRENLLKATEKRIDTKIAKLKEIEATIAELLKKYDKQELEKLKSLVAIYEKMKPKDAARIFNSLDMEVLLDVSGLMKESKLAAILGKMNGARAKELTVELATRKQLPEVGKGS
- a CDS encoding protein phosphatase CheZ translates to MDSAAFAKHLSDRVDAIRETHGEMVNIGDVADLVGTLMENMEGDISAQDIHIHHQIFELVEFIKKARGEIAALQPQEINEQHIPAATDELSAIVEATEEATNTILDAAEKLGEIGAEVGGEQEEKITDVITSIYEASNFQDITGQRINKVVSTLKHIETTINKMAQSIGAEINADAERKDIGDDLKVNDERADADLLNGPQLEGDGVSQDEIDALLASFD
- a CDS encoding flagellar motor protein MotB, with the protein product MITDAIFPHKKRKRNNIWLTSLADLLALLLAFFVLVFSMNEVHKDKWMNITELLGQKLNDATTSNEEGLAADKNVELFKEQKAFDLDYLENILKAKITSNEVLKDANIFHSSGRLIISFAGTSYFESGSVTLSENLDQAVRLLGESLRYVKNRVEVYGHSDPSVAAQTSKEDLGNWGLSLSRALSVADGLKRAGYSFPVQAFGMSDSRFFELSGNLSEEERYSLARRVDIVIREAEGRGR